Proteins from a genomic interval of Stenotrophomonas sp. 24(2023):
- a CDS encoding PilX N-terminal domain-containing pilus assembly protein, translated as MTPAFSRPERGVVLFAVLIMLLLVSLLVVVSLRTSLLQERMTSGTRDRAMALQNAESALVQAEQLLAGIGPDGGPVGLDCSQREGTPDVLCMPHPSLGGVSAPGRGWTATADLQPDGLGAGAPAFAVQYLGRRDAGNALGLEDEPNYGEASGRVEAEFYRVIARGADPQATPDRAQVLLQSTVVRE; from the coding sequence ATGACACCGGCCTTTTCCCGCCCCGAGCGTGGCGTGGTGCTGTTCGCGGTACTCATCATGCTGCTGCTTGTCTCGCTGCTGGTGGTGGTGAGCCTGCGCACCAGCCTGCTGCAGGAGCGCATGACCTCCGGTACCCGCGACCGCGCGATGGCCCTGCAGAATGCCGAATCCGCACTGGTGCAGGCCGAACAGCTGCTGGCGGGCATCGGCCCGGACGGCGGGCCGGTCGGCCTGGATTGCTCCCAGCGCGAGGGCACCCCCGATGTGCTGTGCATGCCACACCCCTCGCTGGGAGGGGTATCGGCGCCGGGCCGCGGCTGGACGGCGACAGCCGATCTTCAGCCTGACGGCCTGGGCGCGGGAGCCCCCGCCTTCGCCGTGCAGTACCTGGGGCGGCGCGATGCCGGCAACGCGCTGGGCCTGGAAGACGAGCCGAATTACGGGGAAGCATCGGGCCGGGTTGAAGCCGAGTTCTACCGCGTCATCGCACGCGGCGCCGACCCGCAGGCCACGCCTGATCGCGCGCAGGTCCTGCTGCAGTCCACCGTTGTTCGTGAGTGA